TATTGCGGTCGGATCGTGATCGAGGCGAAGGTATCGACAAAGCAGGCGGAAGTAGTAGGATCGTCCGGGTAGAGGGATACGCCCATGGACGGGAGTTGGTTGTCGAGTGCAGGAAAGTTCGAATGACGGGTCGAGGAAGGCTATGGGCTCTTCCGACCTCGATCCCTACAGTATCAGTTCACgaggtcctcctcccccgccacATCGCACGGCGAGACCGAAtaggtcgtcgacggcagcggcagcagacGCAATTCTGGGACCTTTCCGTTGTTACAGTTGACTTTTCTCCTGGGATCCAGTCGATCTGGGCGACTGCGGCAGCTGAAGGTTGGTGACGGCACTATGCTGGTTTGGCACGAGGATCAGTGGAGGCGGAGTTGCCCCGAGGGATATGGCTTCGGAAGGTGTTTCGACTCCGGGATGAGGTAGTCGACCGCcaagcttgtcgaggacaGAGGTAAGCGTAAACGGCGTGCAGACGAGGGTAGGGTGCGAAGAAAGGGGCTCCTCTTGGTGGTTGAAGAAGGTGATGTCGTCAGTTGGAAGCGCTGAAGAGAAGCAAGAGTAGTATGTGTTGTCCGGGGCCGACGCAGGGCTCGCGAAAGAACCGACCGATTGGGTAGGATGGGATGGGGTGGGATGTAGCGGAGGTGGCGTCGAAGAAAGGGCGGTTCGGAGAAAATAAGCTGCTTTTTCAAAGTGGACTGTCGAGCGTTCCGTGTCAAGAAATGGAGACGGAAAGACGAAGAGACTGAAAGAGACGGCCCAAGGCCTGAAGTCAGTTCGGACCGGGACGTTGGATTAGTCCAACTGGTAAGGACGGGCGAAGGGACTCGAGGAGGTGAGGTGAACGGGCAGCGATGGGAATGGAAGATGGGAGGTAGTGTGGCTGAAGGTAGGTAGCCTGGATGTAGCAGTCTCTTTTGCTAGTGGTGCTGTTGCCGGAGAGAACTGCAATGTTTACAGAGCCTTCCCTTGGTCGAAAGAGAAGCTGCCGATGGATTCAGGCAGGGGGCAGGTGCCGGGTAGTCGGACACGGTGGAAATGAGACCCAGTCACTGATACAGTGCGCTAGGCCCGGACTTTGGGGGTACTTGGACGATACCTCCTCGGCGGGGCAGCAATACACAGCCTTTGCCCTTGAGTGCTTAGAGAGGTTCGTCCATCAAGTTGTGGCTCCTCCAACTGGACCTTGCAGCGGGGCCACCAGTTGTCTGCCGCGCTGGCGTAGTGTGACGCGTTAGGAAGGGCTGATAGGAGGGCTGGGACAGTACCCTCTTTCTCAGGGACGGAACGTGCTGAAAACTTTATGCGTCATCAACCTTCTCGTGCAAATTCATTTGCTTTGCCGAAGTTGGGTACTTTAACGTGGATGTTGGTAGGTACCtcggtaggtaggtacctgtGCCAGCACACTTGCCTGCCTGTTTCTTGCGAGCTGCACCTCCGCTGCCACCAAGAGAGTGTGACCCCCCCTGCAGACACCCAAACTCTAAAGCAGCTGAGATGCCGATGCAGAAACAGGCGAAAACCTGCCTGAGTTCGTTGTTGCCAGGATGGGCTCGCAATGCTCTGCATCTCAGCTGTCTTGCCTTGGCCCTTCCCTGCCTGCTTCGTGCACCGCCTCGCCGGGGCCAGTAATCAGAGCAGTCGACGGCAGTCAACGCATAGGGCAGAGGTGAGATCATCGAACCGCTCTACTCGTACGTTAGAAAGAGGGACCGACCGTCTTGACCACGAAGGGTAGTCCGGCTGGACGAGTCCAATCTATAACCAGAGCTCCCCCATACGCTGCTAAACACCATTGATATTATTCCCGCCGTACGCATGGCCGAGTGCGTGCTGGGGGAAGTTCGTACTGACGAGAGAAACAGAGGCTCGGATATtcgttgatgttggcggTTTAAGACATGTCTCACGAGCCTACATACCTTGATGTGGCCCAGAAAGAGGGGACCAACGACTTGAACAAACCAAATAATCATTTTCACATGCCCGCCGGAGCGCACCGACTCGAACGCCTAGAACGACGCAGTTTCTAAGGATTCTTTTGAAAAAGAGAAGTCACCTTGATTTGAAATGCTCTCGCAGGATACATGCAGCGTCGCATGGGCCGCTTCTATTAGCTTGCCCCTTCATGTCAGAGTCGTCCTCTTCTCGCGTCTATGCTGGAGGGTTCAGATCGCGCCAGTCCGGGAAGACGTAGCCCGTACGGTCGTCCTCGGGCAAGCCTGCCCACTCCTGTCCGATGTGAGGCGCCACCGTCTCGTAGAAAACTCTGTACGCCTCGCCGCTCATGTGGAGGCCGTCCGGAAGAAGACCCGCCAGCCCGCcctgctcgccgagctccggCGTGCCGAGCAGGGGCCCTCCGGCCTTGAAACCGGGCGTCTTGGACACGGCATGGTCCATCAGCGCCTGCCACAGGTCGATCAGTGTCACACCGGGCACATCAGCCGCCACGTCTCGAGCCGCCTGAGTGTACTCGGCGCTGATCTTGGAGGTCCGCGTCGGCTTAGAGTGGCCCCAGGCCAGATCGAGCTGGGTGATGCGGATCTCGTCaatgggcggcggcgtgacGAGTAGGATTTTCGGCTTGTGGGCTGTGATGTTGGGGTGCGTGACGATCTTGACAAGGTTCTCCTTGTACACCTTCAATGGGACATGCTGCGTCGTGGTGTTCATGGGCTGGACAGCATCATTTGCGCCGAGAAGCACCAACTGGTCAAGAACTTTAGCATCTCGCCCTCCAGCCCTGGTGGATGATACTCACGAGATACTTCAGTTGCGGTCCGGAGTccgagggaggaggaaacATCTCTGGGAGGTATTTGACGGCGTTCGCCGTGTTCCAACCGGAGAAGCCGCGGTTGACCACATCGTAGCGGCGCATCACACCTGAGACGCGGTCCGTAAGCCCAAACTGTTCAGAAAATTCAGCCTTGAGCAAACTTACGGCATTGGAGTTCTGCCTGGAACGAGAAACCGTCAAACGTCACGGCAGAGCCCTGGAAGAGCGAGTCTCCGAAGAGCACGATCTGAGGGTAGGGCCTCTGCCATTATGGTAAGTAGGCCATCGTGGATCATGATCCAGAATCACAACTCACGGCCATCTCGAAAACCGTTGCGGAAACCAAGGACGATGTGTTGCCAAGAGATGAAATGAGGAAGTCGGGTTGCTTATGTGGAGGGTGATTATGTATCCCGTCGTCAAGAGCGTTCTCCTGTGTAAGAGGAGATTGTATTGCTGTGCTGAGACAGAATGAACTGCACTGAAATGCCTGGTGTTGTGTGGAGCCGTATATATCTACCTACCTCACTTGACGAGCAGTCTCTGCAGGCAACCAGCAGAAACCGACCCCCCTCTGAAGTCCGCAATCACCGCGGGGCTGCTTGCACGGCATGGCAGCCCGCATAGCCGAAGGCACGATACTCTCACTGGTCAGGCTGGCCGTCTGCGGTTATCGGTCTATCAATTGTACGAAGTGGCCGCGCCAATCGTACCGAACTGGCGGCCAGGTTCCACCTACCGATTACGAGACtaacaccaacaacaccaacagcaaTAAAAACAACGACAGCACACTGTGATGGCTCTGGACTACCAGCCGCCCCACTTGTGACTGCGTCTGTTCATCAACAAGAGACACACGAGAGCTTGCATACAACCGCACCCAATACAATAAAATACTCGCTTGGTAAGACCTATCACAAGCTTCAAGCTCGCAACGGCAGCGAGAAATTGGAGGTGGACTGGTGGGGTCCATGTCATGGTATCCACTCTCTTATCGACAACCCGAACGATTGGCCGTCCTGCTTATCGGCACTAAAAAGTCGGCTCTACTAATACCCGtctaaaaaaaaaaatcgAGAAATCTCCAGGTAAACGCTCTAGGAAAAAATCCTAGTCTTGTAGGACCCCGCTGCCATTGAGTATTCGATCATAGCGGAATGCCGCAAAACCTCTGAAATATGGCGTCCTCTCTTGCTGCGCAGTTAGCGCAGATCGCCGCCAACTCCAAGGCTTCCTTGGATATCAAGGCGCAAAAGGCCGCCCACTCCAAGTCTCTGATCTTCGAGCCGAGAGTTGCTGCGACCCAGAGCTACCAGACTCTTTTTACCATATGCTCCGAGGGCTTCGAGGAGCTTTGCGAACTCGATGGCCGCTTCAAGCCCTTTTCCAAGACGCTCTTCAGCGAGCAGAGCATGAGTGAAGACCGTACTCAGATGACCACCGCTGAGAATGCCGAATTGGACAAGAAAGTCGAGTCCTTCCTGCGCCTTGTCGGCAGCCGCTTGAGGCTCATGCCTTCGATCCGTGCCCTTGAGTGGCTCGTACGGAGATTCAGGTATGTCGGTTGCAGTCGGACGGCATGTTTCTGTGTGCCTAACTGGGCGACAGAATTCACGAGAACAACACCAAGTCTCTCATAACGACTTT
The genomic region above belongs to Colletotrichum higginsianum IMI 349063 chromosome 2, whole genome shotgun sequence and contains:
- a CDS encoding GDSL-like Lipase/Acylhydrolase, producing MTWTPPVHLQFLAAVASLKLVIGLTKRVFYYAVTSGAAGSPEPSQCAVVVFIAVGVVGVSLVIGRWNLAASSTASLTSESIVPSAMRAAMPCKQPRGDCGLQRGVGFCWLPAETARQVSSFCLSTAIQSPLTQENALDDGIHNHPPHKQPDFLISSLGNTSSLVSATVFEMARPYPQIVLFGDSLFQGSAVTFDGFSFQAELQCRVMRRYDVVNRGFSGWNTANAVKYLPEMFPPPSDSGPQLKYLLVLLGANDAVQPMNTTTQHVPLKVYKENLVKIVTHPNITAHKPKILLVTPPPIDEIRITQLDLAWGHSKPTRTSKISAEYTQAARDVAADVPGVTLIDLWQALMDHAVSKTPGFKAGGPLLGTPELGEQGGLAGLLPDGLHMSGEAYRVFYETVAPHIGQEWAGLPEDDRTGYVFPDWRDLNPPA